The genomic DNA ATCTACGTAATACAACACTTCGTCACTGTCTATGTTACTGTGGTTGTATGGTGCTGGTATGCTTTGCGGATGATAGTCGTACAAACGTGGTACGAAACTACAAATAACGAAGGCGTCTGTCTCGAAGGTTTGATGTACTGGTGGCGGTTGGTGTACGCGACCAGTAATTGGCTCGAAATCGTGAATTGAAAATGCGTATGGATAATTATAACCGTCGTAACCTACAACATCGAATGGATGTGATGCGTAAACCATATCGAAAATTTCGTCTTGTTTTTTAACTTTCATTAAAAAGTCTCCAGATTCGTTATTGGTTTCTAACTCGTAAGGTCTGCGTAAATCGCGCTCGCAATATGGCGAATGTTCTAATAATTGTCCAAACCAATTACGGTAACGTTTTGGTGTGTAAATTGGCCTGCGAGACTCGACTATAAATAGTCTATTATCTTCTGTATCGAAGTCTATTTTGTAAATTACACCTCTTGGTATTATTAAATAGTCGCCGTATTTAAAGTCTAAGTTACCTAGGTGTGTACGTAATTTTCCTGAGCCTTTATGGATGAAAATCATCTCGTCTGCATCTGAGTTTTTATAAAAATAATCTGTTGTAGATTGTTTTGGTGCAGATAGTATAATTGTACAATCGCTATTTGTTAAAACGGCTTTGCGGCTTTTTAAATAATCGTTTTCTGGTTTTACTTGAAACCCTCTAAAACGATAGGATTGTATGTGGTTTTTTTTGGCAATTTTTGGTGCAACACTGTATTGTCCTTTTATTTCTTTTACTTGTGTTGGTCTTTGTTCGTGATAGGAGTTTGTACTCATACCGTCGAAACCTATGGTGCCAAAAAGTTGCTCGTAATATAAAGACCCATCTTTTTTTCTAAATTGTGTGTGTCTTTTATGTGGGATGTTTCCTAATTTATGATAGAATGGCATTTTTTTAGTTTTTATGAATTAAAAATTAAAGTAGAAAGCAGCACTTTTACTTTACTAAATGCGAAATAGGGAACAGGCAAATCACTCAGGATTTCTTTTTATAAGAAATTTTAAGAAGGTTAGTAAGTCTTGCCAATGTGATTCCATACAAAAACAAATATCGTGAATATTATGCATTTAATAAAATGTATGTTTTTTTAATTTTAAAAAAGCCTAGAACCAAAAGCCTAAATTAAAAAACCAAAAACTTTCTCTAGATTCTGGTGAGTATGAAAACCTACCTTCTAAGGGACCTAAAAAAGTTTCTATACCATAACCTAAAGCATAGCCCGAATAATCTGGTAAAGAAAACCAGTCTACAGTACTAAATAAATTATTTTTTGCATTGGCAAAATTTGCTGCAGCCAAAATATGTTGCTTTTTAAATATCTCGTAATCTAAATTTATTGTGCCTTTTAAAACACTATTAGATTGAATTGATAAATAATCGTAACCATAAAATGATTTAAAGTTATTTATAAAATTGTTTGCATAACCACCAAGTGTAAAATTAAGATATGGGTTATTTTTTGCGTTTAATTTTGCTCCTGCTTCTGCTAATATATTTACCGAAAATTTTGAAGAAAAACTATATGCATAACCCAAGTCTGCTTTTACAATTGAAAATTCTGAAAAGTTATTATTAAAATCTGAAGAATAGAAGTAGAAATTAAAATCGCCATTAAAATAAAGTCCTTCGTTAGGATAGTATTTATTATCGAATGAATCGTACTTGAAATTAGCATATCCAGAAAGGTAATCACTATTATCAAAAGTTGTTTCGGTTTGGTTTGCTGAAGATAAAACAGTTTCGGTTGTAATTTTATAATGCTTGTGCTCAAGTCCTAGAGTAAGCGCTAAATCGTTTTTATATTGTGTTTGTACAAATACTCTATTGGTTAAATCTGTTAATTTAAGTCCTAATTTATTTACTCCAACAGCAGATAACTGCGTTGGTGTTAAAAATGCAGATGCTAATACACTTTTATTAAATTCATTATATCTAGATTTAACTCCAAAACTCCAGTATATACCTTTATCTACATAATATTCAAAATTATACCTTACATTATCTCCTGCTATTAAATCTAGAGATAATACATCACTTTTAAAAAGCAGTTGTTTTCTTGTAAGGTTTGCTAATAATGCACTTTTGTACAGCCCATCATAATGTAAACCAAATTTTAATGTTGTTGTTTTTTCTGTTTCAAAAACTTCTGTATTTAAGTTATAACCTTCTACTCCATTTTTAGTTGTAGATGCCAGTTTGTATGTAAAACTATCAAAGTTATTTGTAGCCACTAAATTATTGGTACCACTTATAAACTTGCCATAGCTTACTTTTTGGTCTGGCCTTAATTTTAGTTTCCCTATTACGTAAGATCTTGTGTAGTTTTCTAGTCCTTTAATATTTATATCTAGAATTTGTAAACTATCTGGCGCCCGATGGTTTGTTATTTCTATTGGTTTTTTAATTTGATTATCTGCTAATTTTTGTAATTGTGACAGTTTTAATTTAGCTGCACTAATACCGTTTTTAATTATTTGTGGTCCATCATCAAAGGAAACAACCGTAAATTTAGAAATATCTGGTTTTATATAAATATCTGTTTTTGGCGCTTTAACTTTCATATCGTTTATTGTACGAAAATTATTTATTTGAAATAAAATTTCTGGTGCCGAAGACAAATCAGTTCTATTAGCTAACCCATCTTGAACATCTACTCCTATTATAACATCCATTCCTTTCGCTCTTAACTCGTCTATTGGATAGTTGTTTGTAACACCACCATCTATTAAAAGCTTATCACCTATTAATACTGGTTGAAATAACGATGGAAATGCTCCACTAGCTTTAATAGCTTGTGGTAAATTACCTTTATCTAATATTACTGGTTGGCCATTTTCTATATTTGTAGCTATACAGAAAAAAGGAATTGGGAGTTTACTAAAATCCTCTATATCATTTACATGCATTGTTAGCTTAGACAAAAGATTAAATGTGTTTTGCCCACGCGATAAGGCTGAAGGTAATTTAATTTCAAAATCATTAAATGGTAAAATAACAGCATATTTTTCGTTATTTTCTCTTTCATAAAATGTTTTTGCTGCTCTAGGTATATTATCGTTAATAATTTTATCGAAATCTACAGATCTAAATATTGAATCTAGTTGTTTACCAGAATATCCTGAGGCATATAGAGAACCTACAATAGCTCCCATGCTAGTTCCTGCAACATAGTCTACTCTAATTCCTAAACTGTCTATTACTTTTAATGCTCCAATGTGTGCAAGTCCCTTTGCTCCACCACCACTTAAAACCAGCCCTACTTTAGGCTCTTTAGCTTCACTGTTTTGAGCAGACAAATTAGCTTTAAAAGCTAATAATAGTAATATTACGATAATATATCTTTTCATTTAATCTATGTCGTTTTTATGAAAATAATTATATATTTTTTCTGCTCTAGAGACACCAACTACATTTTCTAGCTCGTCTAATTTTGCATTTGCAATGCGTTTTGCAGATTTAAATACTTTTAATAAATCTACAATTGTTTTTTCTCCTATTCCAGGAATCGATTGCATTTCGGTATTTAAAGCTTGTTTGCTTCTTTTATTTCTATGATGTTCTATCCCAAAACGGTGTGCTTCATTTCTTAATTGTTGTATAATTTTTAATGTTTCGCTTTTTTTATCTAAATATAATGGAATTGGATCGTTTGGGTAAAATAATTCTTCTAAACGTTTAGCGATACCTATTATTGCTATTTTTCCTCTTAAACCTAAAACGTCTAAACTTTTTAAGGCAGATGATAATTGCCCTTTTCCTCCATCTATAATTATTAATTGAGGTAAAGGCTCTTCTTCTTCCAATAAACGTTTATATCTTCTATAAACAACTTCTTCCATAGAAGCAAAATCATCTGGACCTACAACTGTTTTTATATTAAAGTGACGATAATCTTTTTTGCTTGGTTTTCCGTTTTTAAAAACTACACATGCTGCAACAGGATTTGTACCTTGTATATTAGAATTATCAAAACATTCTATATGCCTTGGCTCTTCGCTTAATCGTAAATCTTTTTGCATTTGAGCCATAATACGTTTTACATGACGATCTGGATCTGTAATTTTAACTTGCTTAAAACGCTCCATTCTATAATATTTTGCATTTCTAATAGACAAGTCTAAAATGCGCCTTTTATCTCCTAATTGTGGTAATGAAACTTTAATGTCCTGACCAACATTTACTTTAAATGGCACATAAATTTCTTTAGATTTAGAATTAAAACGCTCTCTAATTTCAATTATAGCTAACTCTAATAATTCTTTATCTGTTTCATCAAGTTTCTTTTTAATTTCTAAAGTATGAGAACGAATTATTGAACCGTAAGATATTTGAAGAAAATTTATATATCCATAGCTTTCATCACTAACTATAGAAAACACATCTACATTACTAATTTTTGGATTTATAATTGTAGATTTTGCTTGGTAGTTTTCTAAAACCTCAATTTTTTCTTTTATTTTTTGAGCGTCTTCAAACTGCATATTTTCTGCAAAAATTTGCATTTGCTCTTTAAATTGCTCTAAGGAGTCTTTAAAGTTCCCTTTTAATATCTCTCTAATTGCAGTGATGTTTTCTTGATAACTTGCTTCGGTCTCAAGGCCTTCACAAGGTCCTTTGCAATTTCCTAAATGATATTCTAGACATACTTTAAATTTTCCTGAAGCTATATTTTCATGAGATAACTTATAATTACACGTTCTTAGCTTATAAAGACCTTTAATTAAATCCAGTAGTGTTTTCACTGTTTTCATACTGGTGTAAGGCCCAAAGTATTCGCTACCATCTTTAATTACTCGTCTCGTAGGAAATACTCTAGGGAAACGTTCTTTTTTTATACAAATCCAAGGATAAGATTTATCGTCTTTTAGTAAAACATTATACCTTGGTTTATGTTTTTTTATTAAGTTATTCTCTAAAAGTAAGGCATCGGTTTCGGTTTTAACAACAATATGTTTAATGTCTGCTATTTTTTTTACTAAAACTCTTGTTTTACCATTATCATGGGTTTTTGTAAAATACGATGTTACTCTTTTTCTTAAATTTTTTGCTTTACCTACATAAATAATAGTACCTTCAGCATTATAATATTGGTACACTCCCGGAGATGTAGGTAGTGTTTTTAATAATATATCTAGTGGTGAATTTTGCATTTATCCAAAGGTAATTATTTTAATGGGTTAGTTACAATTAAGAAAGTGCTTTAATCATTAAAATAATAAAATTTTTAGATTAATTATTTATTAATTTCGGCATTAATTAAAATAGTAAAATGAATAAAAAAATAATTGGTAGAGTTGATAAAATTGACTTTCCTAAATTAAATTTATTTGGTGTGGATGCCAAGATAGATACAGGTGCTTATACCTCTGCCATACATTGCTCAAAAATTGTAGAAGAAAATAATATTTTAAAATGCACTTTTTACAGTGAAGGTCACCCTAATTTTAGCGGCAAACAAGTAGATTTTGAAGATTACACACATACTGATGTAAAAAGCAGCAACGGTTTTGTAGAAAATAGATATAAAATTAAATCTGAAGTTGTTTTTTTTGGTAAAACCTACAAGATTAATTTAACTTTAAGCACTCGAGAAGAAATGCGCTTTCCTGTTCTTATTGGCAGGCAATTTTTAAACCAAAAATTTCTTGTTGATGTCGATTTACAAAACCTTTCATATAACCAAACAAAACAATGAACATAGTTATACTTTCAAGAAATGCAAATCTTTACTCAACAGACAGATTAGTTGAAGAAGGTGAAAAACGCGGACACAAAATTGAAGTTATTGACCCGCTAAAATGCGACATTATAATAGAAAAAGAAAAACCGTCTATTTACTATAAAGATAGATATTTAGATTATGTAGATGCTGTTATCCCTAGAATTGGAGCCTCTGTAACCTTTTATGGCTGTGCTGTTGTAAGGCAGTTTGAAATGATGAATGTATTTACTACTGTTACAAGCGATGCTATACTACGCTCTCGAGATAAATTAAAAAGCTTACAACGCTTAAGTAAAGCTGGTATTGGTATGCCTAAAACAGTTTTTACAAACTATTCTAGAGATGCCCGTGAAGTAATTGCTCATGTAGGTGGCGCGCCAGTAATTATTAAACTATTAGAAGGCACTCAAGGTCTTGGTGTTGTTTTAGCCGAAACAAAAAGTGCAGCAGAATCTGTACTAGAAGCTTTTAACGGTTTACAAGCTAGAGTTATAGTACAAGAATTTATAAAAGAAGCTAAAGGCGCAGATTTAAGAGCTTTAATAGTTGATGGGCAAGTTGTTGGCGCCATGAAACGTCAAGGTAACGAAGGTGAATTTCGCTCTAATTTACATCGCGGTGGTACTGCACAAATTATTAAATTAAGTCATGAAGAATTAAAAGTTGCCCTTAACGCATCTAAAGCATTAAAACTACCTGTTTGTGGTGTAGACATGCTACAATCTGCTCGCGGACCATTGTTGTTAGAGGTAAACTCTACTCCTGGATTAGAAGGTATAGAAGGTGCAACAGGAAGAAACATAGCTAAAAGTATTATTGCTTTTATAGAAAAAAGTACAAAATAAATGCTAACAAAAAACGAAAATGACTTACATATTTTAGGCGAAGTTATTAAACTAGGTGAAAGCAAAGAAGTTAGTTTTAATTTAGCCAAGTTACACACAAGAACACCAGTAGATGTTCCTGTAATTATAGAACGCTCTAAAAAACCTGGACCGACAATTTTAATTACCGCAGGCATACATGGAGACGAAGTTAATGGCGTAGAAATTGTAAGACAAATTATAGCCAAAGAGATTAATAAACCAAAAAAAGGGACTGTAATATGTATTCCTGTTCTTAATGTATTTGGTTTTATTAATATGGAACGTGAGTTTCCAGATGGTCGTGATTTAAACCGTGTGTTTCCAGGAAGCAAAAGCGGCTCTTTGGCTAGTAGGGTTGCTTTTCAAGTTGTAAGTGAAATTTTACCTCATGCTGATTTTGTTTTAGATTTTCACACCGGTGGAGCTTTACGTTTTAATGCTCCACAAGTTAGAATTGCTAGTGGAAATGAAGATTTTAATATAGCTGCCGAAATTTTTGGAGCACCGTTTGTTTTGTATTCTAAAAACTTAAATAAATCTTTTAGAAACACCTGTAACCGTATGAACAAACCTATTTTGTTATATGAAGGTGGTAAATCATTTCATATAGATGATTCTGTTACAAATACCGGAGTAAATGGTGCCAAACGTATTTTAAACCATTATGGGATGCTTAGATCTAAATTTAAAGTTTCAGAACCTAAAAAAGCCTGTATATTTATTACAGAAAGTAGATGGATACGCGCTAACTATTCAGGTATGTTTAAAGCCTCTATAGATATTAGTACACATGTAAAAAAAGGAGATACTATAGGGAATATAACAGATCCTTATGGAAAATTCAACCATTTTGTAAAAGCTGGTAATGATGGTTTTATAATAAATGTAAACCATTCTCCAATTGTATATCAAGGTGATGCTTTATTTCATATCTCTACAAAATTAGCAGAATAAGTTAATTATGACCAAAACTCAATTAAGAGAAAAATACACTAAACTTCGTCAAGAATTAAGTACAGAAGAAACCGACAGTAAAAGTATGGACATTGCTAACAATCTATTAAAACTAGATATTTGGAATCATAACTTTTATCATCTTTTTTTAACTATTGAAAACAAAAAGGAAGTTAATACAGACTATATTTTAAATATATTATCTGGTAAAGATAAAAACATTGTTATTTCTAAAAGTAATTTTAAAAACAATACAATGGACAACTTTTTGCTTACAGACAATACATTAATTAAGGCTAATAAATATGGGATTCCAGAGCCTACGGATGGGATTCCTATAGATAATTCTAAAATACAGGTTGTATTTATTCCATTATTAGCATACGATAAAAAAGGTAATCGAGTAGGTTATGGCAAAGGCTTCTACGATACTTTTTTAAAAAGCTGTACTGTAAATACTATAAAAATTGGGCTTTCATTTTTTGAACCCGAGACAGAAATTAAAGATGTCTATATTCACGATATCGCAATGGATTACTGTATAACACCTAAGAAAATTCATATATTTAACACGCATTTAATCGATTAAACACGTATTTAAGCGTTAAATTGTTGTTTTTTTATATATTTGTTTGCAATCCCAAATCTTGCTATTATATAAAATGACAAACAATGGCCTAACAAAAAATATAATTGAAGATAGTAATATTAGCTATTGGGAATTATATAACAATACCAGTAACTGGTCTACAGCTTTTTTAAGTAAACTTGGTTATAGTGTTGAAGATGTAGAAATTAACCTAGATTTCTTTTTAAATAACCTAATACATCCAGACCAACGTGATGACTTTAGAGATAATTTTTTTAATCTCGTTAGGCATTATTTAGATTTTAAACAATTAATCGCCATAAAGTGTAAAAATGGTATTTACAAAGAATTTGTTTGTTTAACCAACGACAATCTACAAGTTAATAGTAACGTAAACTCTAAAGTAATTATCTTTAATGAAAAGAAATTTAAAACAAACGATAAACTAATAAAAGACACTTTTTACTATCGTGAAAGTGCCGAAATGACCTCAACCGGCAGTTGGTATGTAGATTTTAAAAAACAAAAAAGTTACTGGGATTACCAAACCAAGAATATTTTAGATTACCCGCAGGATTATGTACCATCTTTAAAAGAATCTGCACAATATTACCCAAAAGAGTACGTACAAAAAGCAGCTGATATTTTTTTTAATTGTGCCATATCTGGTAAACCTTTCGATTCTGAAATTAAGATGTTTACTGGTAAAGGCGAGATATTATAGATACGAGCCATTGGTAAAGCTGTTTACAATGATAATAATGAAATTATTGGAGTACGTGGCGTATTTCAAGATATTAATGATGAAAAATCTAAGGTTGAAACGCTTCAAAAAAATTCAGAGATTATTGCCTCACAAAATTCAAGACTATTCAATTTTGCACATATTGTGTCACATAATTTAAGATCACATACAAGCAACCTTTCATTAATTGTTCAATTAATTGATAATGTAGATACAGTTGAAGAAAAACTAGAAATGATTGACAACATAAAAGATATTTCTGAAAGTTTAAATTCTACAATAGAACATTTAAACGAGGTTGTAACCATACAAACACAAACCCACGACAATAAAGTAGATGTTAAGTTTAACAACATTATTGGCTTAGTAAAAAAAGCCATAAATAGAATAATTAGAGAAACAAATAGTACTATAATTACAGATTTTTCTCAAGTAAGCTCAATTCCATACATACCTGCTTATATGGAAAGTATTCTACTAAATTTAATAACTAATGCCATTAAGTATAAACATCCAGATCGAGCCCCAATAATTAACGTTAAAACGTATAGTCAAGACAATAACACCTTTTTAGAAGTTAGTGATAATGGTATTGGAATAGACTTAGATAAGTTTGGCAACAAATTATTTGGCATGTACAAAACGTTTCATTACAATAAAGATGCGGTTGGCATTGGCTTGTTTATAACAAAAAATCAAATTGAATCTCTAAATGGTCAAATATCTGTTGAAAGCACAGTAAACAAAGGCACCACATTTAAAATTCAGTTTTAAAACTAATTAATAAATCCCTCAAAATATGAATTCTCCAGTTGTAGAATTAGCTTGCATTATAGATGATGATAATGTTTATGTAAATCTTGTAAAAAAAATAATTGAAACAAAAAAGCTTTGCGAAAATCTAATTGTTTTTAGTGATGGTAAACAAAGTATAGACTACTTTGAAGCACTGCTACAAAACTTAGACCCAACTAATATTCCAGAAATTATATTTCTAGACCTAAACATGCCTATAATGGATGGTTGGGAATTTTTAGAACGTTTTACAAAAATAAAAAACAGGCTGGATAAAGCTATTACTTTATATGTTGTAAGTTCTTCTATAAATCCGTTAGATGTAAATCGAGCAAAAGCACTATCTAGCGTAAAAGATTATTTAATAAAACCAGTAAATATAGATGAGTTAGAAAATATATTTAGCGCAAAAGTATAATACACTAGGCGTTTTCTATTGTTGTTTTAGGAAACGCTTTTTTGTTAAAAAATATTAGCAATGCAAAACCTATACTAATGGCTACATCTGCAATATTAAAAACGGGTTCAAAAAAAATAAAGTTTTTACCACCAACAAAAGGAATCCATTCTGGTAAATTACCTTGCCACATTGGCAAATATAACATATCAACAACATTACCAAAAAACACTTTATCATAACCACCTTCTATAGGCATAAAAGATGCTACTTGGCTAAAGCTATCATTGAATACAACACCATATAAAACAGAGTCTATTATATTACCCATAGCACCTGCAAAAATAAATACAAGTGCTAAAACAAGTACTTTTGATACTTGCTTTTTAATTGAAATTAATAACCAATACCCTATTCCTAATATAGCTATAAGTCTAAATATTGTAAGGCTTAACTTTGCTGTACGGTCGCTTATATAAGGAATAAAGTCACTTAATTTAGTTCCCCAAGCCATACCATCATTCTCTACAAAATAAATTTTTAACCAACTAAAAACCTCGAAAGACTCATGCAATTGAAAGTGTGTTTTTATATACACTTTGCTTATTTGGTCTACTAACAAAATAAGAATAATAAATAATGTGGCTTTTTTTAAAGTCATGTTTAATATTTAGGCTATAATTTAAATACCTCAATAGCCCAAAATTGCAGTAATTTAAATACGTTTTTTGTAAACAAAAATAGAACTATTTTTTAGTTTTTGTAACGTTTATGTTACCGCTAATAGTATTTATTTGAATAGTATAAACTCCAGAAGTTAATTTCTCTCTTGTTACAACCCCATTTTTAGAGTGTGCTGTTACATTTGCAAAATTTGTATTTAAATTAATATGTCCTGTTGTTGTAAATATTTTGGCATTGCTTTTAAAATGAAATAAATTAGCATTGCCTTGCTCTAATTCTAATAAAACATCTTTAAATACTCCCGAAATATCAACAGTGGCAATTTCACTTTTTATATCTAGATTAAGATGCTCTGGCAAATATAATTCTATATCAACAGAAAAAACTTTGTGAGCACTAAGTTTATCGTTATCTAGTTTTAAAAATGGCTGCTGCGCAGTAGATATAGAAAGAGATTCTTCATTGTTTTTAATTATTACCTGAGAAAATTTACTAAGTTCTCCTTCGGTTTTAGATTTCACAACAATGGTTTTTCTGTTAGAAGCCACTACTTTTATATTAAACATTTTACTACCAGAAATCACTACGTTTTTAATTTCAGGATTATTAAATGTAGAGATATTATTAGTTTGAGCTTTTGTATTGAAAGCTACAAGTAATAAAAGTATGAGAAGTAAATGTTTCATTATAAAATAAAAAAGCACTCCAATAAAAATTGAAGCGCTTTTTAGTAAAATTATATTTTAATAATAATGCTTATTGCATATTTTTTGCTTCAATACTAAGTGTAGCATGAGGCACTAATTCTAGACGTTTGGCATTTATTAATTTTCCCGTTACACGGCAAATACCATAAGTTTTATTTTCAACTCTAATTAAAGCATTTTTAAGATCGCGAATAAATTTTTCTTGCCTTATCGCTAATTGAGAGTTAGACTCTTTACTCATTACCGCACTACCTTCATCAAAGGCTTTAAATTGTGGAGAG from Lacinutrix sp. 5H-3-7-4 includes the following:
- a CDS encoding homogentisate 1,2-dioxygenase; translation: MPFYHKLGNIPHKRHTQFRKKDGSLYYEQLFGTIGFDGMSTNSYHEQRPTQVKEIKGQYSVAPKIAKKNHIQSYRFRGFQVKPENDYLKSRKAVLTNSDCTIILSAPKQSTTDYFYKNSDADEMIFIHKGSGKLRTHLGNLDFKYGDYLIIPRGVIYKIDFDTEDNRLFIVESRRPIYTPKRYRNWFGQLLEHSPYCERDLRRPYELETNNESGDFLMKVKKQDEIFDMVYASHPFDVVGYDGYNYPYAFSIHDFEPITGRVHQPPPVHQTFETDAFVICSFVPRLYDYHPQSIPAPYNHSNIDSDEVLYYVDGDFMSRNDIDQGHISLHPAGIPHGPHPGTTEKSIGKIKTEELAVMVDTFKPLMVTEEAMKIADEDYYKSWLEH
- a CDS encoding patatin-like phospholipase family protein, producing the protein MKRYIIVILLLLAFKANLSAQNSEAKEPKVGLVLSGGGAKGLAHIGALKVIDSLGIRVDYVAGTSMGAIVGSLYASGYSGKQLDSIFRSVDFDKIINDNIPRAAKTFYERENNEKYAVILPFNDFEIKLPSALSRGQNTFNLLSKLTMHVNDIEDFSKLPIPFFCIATNIENGQPVILDKGNLPQAIKASGAFPSLFQPVLIGDKLLIDGGVTNNYPIDELRAKGMDVIIGVDVQDGLANRTDLSSAPEILFQINNFRTINDMKVKAPKTDIYIKPDISKFTVVSFDDGPQIIKNGISAAKLKLSQLQKLADNQIKKPIEITNHRAPDSLQILDINIKGLENYTRSYVIGKLKLRPDQKVSYGKFISGTNNLVATNNFDSFTYKLASTTKNGVEGYNLNTEVFETEKTTTLKFGLHYDGLYKSALLANLTRKQLLFKSDVLSLDLIAGDNVRYNFEYYVDKGIYWSFGVKSRYNEFNKSVLASAFLTPTQLSAVGVNKLGLKLTDLTNRVFVQTQYKNDLALTLGLEHKHYKITTETVLSSANQTETTFDNSDYLSGYANFKYDSFDNKYYPNEGLYFNGDFNFYFYSSDFNNNFSEFSIVKADLGYAYSFSSKFSVNILAEAGAKLNAKNNPYLNFTLGGYANNFINNFKSFYGYDYLSIQSNSVLKGTINLDYEIFKKQHILAAANFANAKNNLFSTVDWFSLPDYSGYALGYGIETFLGPLEGRFSYSPESRESFWFFNLGFWF
- the uvrC gene encoding excinuclease ABC subunit UvrC; the encoded protein is MQNSPLDILLKTLPTSPGVYQYYNAEGTIIYVGKAKNLRKRVTSYFTKTHDNGKTRVLVKKIADIKHIVVKTETDALLLENNLIKKHKPRYNVLLKDDKSYPWICIKKERFPRVFPTRRVIKDGSEYFGPYTSMKTVKTLLDLIKGLYKLRTCNYKLSHENIASGKFKVCLEYHLGNCKGPCEGLETEASYQENITAIREILKGNFKDSLEQFKEQMQIFAENMQFEDAQKIKEKIEVLENYQAKSTIINPKISNVDVFSIVSDESYGYINFLQISYGSIIRSHTLEIKKKLDETDKELLELAIIEIRERFNSKSKEIYVPFKVNVGQDIKVSLPQLGDKRRILDLSIRNAKYYRMERFKQVKITDPDRHVKRIMAQMQKDLRLSEEPRHIECFDNSNIQGTNPVAACVVFKNGKPSKKDYRHFNIKTVVGPDDFASMEEVVYRRYKRLLEEEEPLPQLIIIDGGKGQLSSALKSLDVLGLRGKIAIIGIAKRLEELFYPNDPIPLYLDKKSETLKIIQQLRNEAHRFGIEHHRNKRSKQALNTEMQSIPGIGEKTIVDLLKVFKSAKRIANAKLDELENVVGVSRAEKIYNYFHKNDID
- a CDS encoding RimK/LysX family protein — translated: MNKKIIGRVDKIDFPKLNLFGVDAKIDTGAYTSAIHCSKIVEENNILKCTFYSEGHPNFSGKQVDFEDYTHTDVKSSNGFVENRYKIKSEVVFFGKTYKINLTLSTREEMRFPVLIGRQFLNQKFLVDVDLQNLSYNQTKQ
- the rimK gene encoding 30S ribosomal protein S6--L-glutamate ligase — protein: MNIVILSRNANLYSTDRLVEEGEKRGHKIEVIDPLKCDIIIEKEKPSIYYKDRYLDYVDAVIPRIGASVTFYGCAVVRQFEMMNVFTTVTSDAILRSRDKLKSLQRLSKAGIGMPKTVFTNYSRDAREVIAHVGGAPVIIKLLEGTQGLGVVLAETKSAAESVLEAFNGLQARVIVQEFIKEAKGADLRALIVDGQVVGAMKRQGNEGEFRSNLHRGGTAQIIKLSHEELKVALNASKALKLPVCGVDMLQSARGPLLLEVNSTPGLEGIEGATGRNIAKSIIAFIEKSTK
- a CDS encoding succinylglutamate desuccinylase/aspartoacylase family protein: MLTKNENDLHILGEVIKLGESKEVSFNLAKLHTRTPVDVPVIIERSKKPGPTILITAGIHGDEVNGVEIVRQIIAKEINKPKKGTVICIPVLNVFGFINMEREFPDGRDLNRVFPGSKSGSLASRVAFQVVSEILPHADFVLDFHTGGALRFNAPQVRIASGNEDFNIAAEIFGAPFVLYSKNLNKSFRNTCNRMNKPILLYEGGKSFHIDDSVTNTGVNGAKRILNHYGMLRSKFKVSEPKKACIFITESRWIRANYSGMFKASIDISTHVKKGDTIGNITDPYGKFNHFVKAGNDGFIINVNHSPIVYQGDALFHISTKLAE
- a CDS encoding 5-formyltetrahydrofolate cyclo-ligase, which codes for MTKTQLREKYTKLRQELSTEETDSKSMDIANNLLKLDIWNHNFYHLFLTIENKKEVNTDYILNILSGKDKNIVISKSNFKNNTMDNFLLTDNTLIKANKYGIPEPTDGIPIDNSKIQVVFIPLLAYDKKGNRVGYGKGFYDTFLKSCTVNTIKIGLSFFEPETEIKDVYIHDIAMDYCITPKKIHIFNTHLID
- a CDS encoding ATP-binding protein; protein product: MSHNLRSHTSNLSLIVQLIDNVDTVEEKLEMIDNIKDISESLNSTIEHLNEVVTIQTQTHDNKVDVKFNNIIGLVKKAINRIIRETNSTIITDFSQVSSIPYIPAYMESILLNLITNAIKYKHPDRAPIINVKTYSQDNNTFLEVSDNGIGIDLDKFGNKLFGMYKTFHYNKDAVGIGLFITKNQIESLNGQISVESTVNKGTTFKIQF
- a CDS encoding response regulator, with the translated sequence MNSPVVELACIIDDDNVYVNLVKKIIETKKLCENLIVFSDGKQSIDYFEALLQNLDPTNIPEIIFLDLNMPIMDGWEFLERFTKIKNRLDKAITLYVVSSSINPLDVNRAKALSSVKDYLIKPVNIDELENIFSAKV
- a CDS encoding lipoprotein signal peptidase codes for the protein MTLKKATLFIILILLVDQISKVYIKTHFQLHESFEVFSWLKIYFVENDGMAWGTKLSDFIPYISDRTAKLSLTIFRLIAILGIGYWLLISIKKQVSKVLVLALVFIFAGAMGNIIDSVLYGVVFNDSFSQVASFMPIEGGYDKVFFGNVVDMLYLPMWQGNLPEWIPFVGGKNFIFFEPVFNIADVAISIGFALLIFFNKKAFPKTTIENA
- a CDS encoding TraR/DksA C4-type zinc finger protein; translation: MATENTVRYSDKELAQFKAIILEKIEHAKHDLELIKSAYVNDHNNGTEDTSPQFKAFDEGSAVMSKESNSQLAIRQEKFIRDLKNALIRVENKTYGICRVTGKLINAKRLELVPHATLSIEAKNMQ